In Pyrus communis chromosome 8, drPyrComm1.1, whole genome shotgun sequence, one genomic interval encodes:
- the LOC137741649 gene encoding phenylacetaldehyde reductase-like → MSKQGEVVCVTGGSGCIGSWLVRLLLHRDYTVHATVKDLKDEGETKHLEALVEGAESRLRLFQIDLLDYNSILAAVDGCSGVFHLASPCIVDQVHDPEKELLDPAIKGTLNVLTAAKQAGVSRVVLTSSISAITPSPSWPSDKIKGEDCWTDIDYCKQKGLWYPLSKTLAEKAAWEFAKEKGLDVVVVNPGTVMGPVISPRLNASMLMLLRILEGCTETYEDFFMGSVHFKDVALAHILVYENKSATGRHLCLEAISRYGDFVAKVAELYPEYKVRSLPKDTQPGLLREKNGAKKLMNMGLEFIPMDQIIKDGVESLKSKGFIS, encoded by the exons ATGTCGAAGCAGGGTGAGGTCGTATGCGTTACCGGTGGAAGCGGCTGCATCGGATCCTGGCTCGTCCGTCTCCTCCTCCACCGTGATTACACCGTCCACGCCACCGTCAAGGATCTCA AGGACGAGGGCGAGACGAAGCATCTAGAAGCGTTAGTAGAGGGGGCAGAGTCGCGCCTCCGTCTCTTCCAGATCGACCTCCTCGACTACAACTCCATACTCGCCGCCGTCGATGGTTGCTCCGGCGTCTTCCACCTCGCCTCTCCCTGCATCGTCGATCAAGTCCACGACCCCGAG AAGGAGCTCCTGGACCCGGCGATCAAAGGAACGCTCAATGTTCTGACGGCGGCGAAGCAGGCTGGGGTCAGCCGTGTGGTGCTGACGTCATCCATCTCCGCCATCACTCCCAGCCCAAGCTGGCCGTCCGATAAGATCAAGGGCGAGGATTGCTGGACAGACATTGACTACTGCAAGCAGAAGGGA TTGTGGTATCCATTATCGAAAACGCTGGCGGAGAAAGCTGCGTGGGAATTTGCCAAGGAGAAGGGGCTGGATGTGGTTGTGGTGAATCCGGGCACGGTGATGGGCCCTGTTATCTCGCCCAGGCTCAATGCTAGCATGTTGATGCTCCTTCGCATTCTTGAGG GCTGCACTGAAACATATGAGGACTTCTTTATGGGATCTGTACATTTTAAAGATGTTGCTCTCGCACACATTTTAGTGTATGAGAACAAATCAGCGACCGGTAGGCACTTGTGTTTGGAAGCTATATCACGTTATGGTGACTTTGTGGCAAAGGTTGCTGAACTTTACCCTGAGTACAAGGTTCGCAG TTTGCCAAAGGACACCCAACCGGGCTTGCTGAGGGAAAAGAACGGAGCAAAGAAGCTAATGAACATGGGTTTAGAATTCATTCCCATGGATCAAATTATCAAGGATGGTGTTGAGAGCCTAAAGAGCAAGggatttatttcataa